One segment of Pseudomonadota bacterium DNA contains the following:
- a CDS encoding glycosyl transferase family 1, translating to MLKSKILSVSPHSTINRIGFIGNYLPRQCGIATFTTDLCEAIATEYDGTTCIALPVNDLEAGYPYPARVRFELTEKDIDSYRRAADFLNINSVDLVCLQHEYGIFGGRAGSHI from the coding sequence ATGCTGAAAAGCAAAATCCTATCAGTCTCGCCCCATTCAACCATTAACCGTATTGGGTTCATCGGCAACTACCTGCCGCGCCAGTGCGGTATCGCCACATTTACCACCGACTTATGTGAGGCCATAGCCACCGAATACGACGGCACGACATGCATTGCCTTGCCCGTCAATGATCTCGAGGCCGGCTACCCTTACCCTGCCCGCGTTCGCTTTGAACTGACCGAGAAGGATATTGACTCCTACCGCCGCGCCGCAGACTTCCTGAATATCAACAGCGTAGACCTCGTCTGTTTGCAACACGAATATGGCATCTTTGGCGGGCGGGCGGGCAGTCACATC